The Chitinophaga parva genomic sequence CGTCTGTTTTATCCTGCGCACGGGATGGCAGCACAAAGCCTAGCAGCATGCAAAGCAGGAGCGTACAGGGAAAATTTTTCATGTTGCAGCGTGTTTTAAATGCATGAGAAACACAATTACGGGGCGTGCCATTCCGCTAGCACGAAGCGGGCAGGTAGGCCAAAGCCTGCGCCATAGCGGTTGCGGAAGGGCAATACGATTTAGTGCGGCTACCGCCGCATGGTTGATAACATCGATAAAAAATGTTCAGCGAATAAATCCTGGTCTATTTCTCTACAGTAAATCCATGGAACAGTGTTCCGGCGTGGCTTTTATTTGTTAGTAAATATGTACTGAGTGTCAGACACCTGGCTTGCGTGCCGGTCCAGCATTTCGCCCATTACAGGAAGGGCTTCGCTGAGCGGGACGTTGTTGAACCGGATGGTGATGCGTTTCCGGAGCAAGGTGCTGTCATGGAGTGCCAGGCTTACGTGGTAATAATCTCCCAGGGTTTGCAGCACCGTGGCTACCGGCTGGTCATTGAAATGCAGGTCATGGTTGCTCCATCCGCAGCGGTAGGCATAATTTCCGGGCTGCAGGGTCACCTGGTCGTCCTTTATAACCGCCTGCTGGCCGGCGGTGAGCATCACCGGTGGTGCAGCATCGTGCGCCACACTCACTTTGCCATCCAGCACGGTTACATCACTGTAGGCGTTGGTCTTTTTCACATTGAAGGAAGTGCCCAGTACACGAACAAGGCCGCCGGCTACGCGCAGTTTAAAGGGGTGCTGCTCATCTTTAGCCACGCGGAAAAACGCCTCCCCATCCAGCAGGATAATATCCCTGGAAGGCCCGTTCATATTGTACCGGAGCGAAGCGCCGGGACGCAGGAATACCTGGCTGCCATCGGACAGTTGCAGTGTGTCTATCGTGTTCACGGGACCGGTATTGCGGTAGGTGGTATAGGCCTCTTCATGGTGTTGCATGTTATGGAAATAGGCGGCCAGCGCCAGCAGGGGAATGGCTACTGCGGCAACTTTCCACCAGGTGTGGCGGGGTTTTATTTTACGTACAGGCGTTCCCGTTTGCGGCAACTGCAATTCATGCCGCAATACTTCCCAGCCGGAAGACTTGTCAAACGCATCCGGTGGCAGGGTAGCGCCGGCATCCCACACTGCCTGCGCTGCCTCGTACTGGGCAACGCGCTCGGGGGAGCCTTTCATCCAGGCTTCAGCCGCTGCCCGTTTCTCCTGGTTTCCAGGATCACAGAGGTACTCTATCACAACCTTATGCAGTTCGTTTTCCATATGCGTATAATGATAAGACAACTGGCAAGCGCCAAACTTTGATGCTATGCTTTATTTTTTTTTGAAAGCAGGATGGGGCGGAGCGCTTTCAGGGCCAGGGAGAGCTGAAAGTAAACGGTATTCAGGGAAATGCCAAGCTGGCTGGCTATTTCAGCCGGCTCCATCCCCTGGATACGGCTCAGGATAAAGATCTCCCGGCACCGGGGTGGCAGGTTGCGGATGTGGCGGAGCAGCTCCTGTTGTAATAATATATAGTCGGCCGTTTCAAAATGGGAGTCCGGGTCGGCATGAAACTGCAGCAGGTCGTCCCCGAGCTGGCGTTGTTGCCGCTTTAGTTCATTGAGGCAGGCATTGGTAATGGAGCGGAAGAGGTAATGGCGCACATTGCCATGAATATCCGGGGGAGGCTCCTGCGTCCACAGGCGCACGAAGAGATTGTGCACCATATCCCTGGACAGGCCACTGTCTTTCAGCCAGCGGAATGCCAGCAGGTAAAGTTCCTCGCTGAAGGCATTGTACAATTGCTGGAATACAAGCGGGTCGTGGTTCCGGAGTCCTTCCGTAACGGCGGCCGCAGAGAGCGGAAATACATCGGTTGCCATTCAAGTAGCGTCAGTGGTAGCATGTAAGTATACAAAAAAAATACGGGTTGATGCTGCTGAATTTTAGCAGGCATAAAAGGCCGGCCACAAGGATTGCAGGAAGGAAGCATTGCCTGTGCATGGTTGAGGTACACGTAAAAACTTGCAGATGCCAGATTTTTACTGGAAATTTATAACAATACATGCACCCAAAAAGATCAGCGGGACGATGAAGTTTTCCAGCATATTCCACACCATATTATTATTAGGCGCCCTGCAGGGATTTATCCTCGGAGTGCTTTTGTTCCGCACCCGCCACCAAAAGCCGGCTAACCGCTTCCTGGCCATGGTACTGTTCCTGCTGGGGCTTTGCAATTGTTATCTCTGGATGAGCGAGACCGATTTCGGGACACCCTGGGTGGGCTTCCTGCTCAATTTTTTCCCCGGTATTATGGTCATGCCGGTGGGACCGCTGATCTATTTTTATATCCGTGCCAATGTGGAACCCGGTTTCCGGCTGTCCAAAAAGCAACGCTGGCATTTTGCACCGGTGATCATCGATTGGGGCCCGCAGCTGATGGCCATCACTTTCATGGCCGGGCTGTTATTGAACCTTACGCCCAACCGCCCCGGGCCCTGGGGGCAGGCCATTGATGATTATAATGTATACGCTGACATTCCCCGCTGGATGTCCGTGAGCGTTTACCTCTGGCTGAGTTACCGTTGTCTTTCCACCCAAACGCAGCTGGATGCGGCCCGCAGGCGGTGGTTCCGGCAGTTCCTTACATGCTTCGGTGCCTTCCAGGTCATCTGGCTTTTATACCTGGTGCCGTACGTGGTACCGGCCACCACCAATTTCATGCTCGATACTTTTGACTGGTACCCGGTGTACATTCCGATGGTAGCGCTGATCTATACACTGGGCATCAAAGGTTACCTGCTGCCCGCCCAGGCACCTGCACCGGTAAAAAAGACGGCAGCGCCACCGGCGGAGGTAGTGCAGGAAGCGATGCCTTTGCTGCAGAAAGCCATGGAGCAGGACAAGCTGTACCTGGACCCTGCGCTGGACCTGGCCTTACTGGCCCGGCACACGGGACTGGCGCCCAAGACCATTTCCGCGGTGCTGAACCAGCATGCACAAAAAAGCTTCAGTGAATATATAAATGGCTACCGCGTGGATGCTTTCCGGCAGAAGGTGGGGGAGGCTGCGTTTGCGCACATGACCATCATGGGTATTGCGTACGAATGCGGCTTTAATTCCCAGGCCACCTTCCAGCGTTGTTTTAAACAGGTCACTGGTGTGTCGCCCCGGGAATATATCAGCCAGTCCAGCGAAAAAAAGCAGCCCATGCATTGAGAATTAGTACTCAAATCCGGATTTGAGTAGTTGCACCGCGTGTGAAATCCTTGTTTTGCTGCAAAAAGGATTCATGCATTTCCGTTTCGTACTTACGCTTTGTTTGTTTTTTTGCGGTATCCGCATGCTGCGGGCCCAGGAAAAATATGTGACCTTTTCCGGCCATGTACAGGAAGCCGGGGGCCATGCCGCCATTCCCGGCGCTACCCTCCAATTGAAAAATGCCGGGGTGGGCACTGCTTGCAATGCAGCGGGTGAGTTTGTATTTAAAGCCCCCGGGCATTTGCTACCCGATTCATTGCTTATTACATCAATGGGTTATCAACCGCTTACCATCGCCCTGCCGGCCAATGGGGCCGCGCTGACGTTGCACCTGGAAAAGGCGGTTGTGCACCTGCCGGAAGTAACGGTTACGGCGGTGGATGGGCTGGCCCTGGTGAAGGAGGCGGTGGCCCGCATTCCCCGGAATTACGACACAGCCGGCGTGCGGCTTACGGCCTTTTACCGAGAATATATCCGCCTGCGCGACGATACACTGAACTATAATGAATCCGTGTTGGATATTTTCAAAACCTACAATACCACGGCCTCGTACAAAGACCAGGTACGGATCGTAAAAGGGCGCAAGGTCCGCACGGATGATCATGGAGACCCGCGCTTTCACAGTTTTATCAGTAACATTACCAACACCGCTTACAGCTCACTGGCAGAAGATATTCAAAAGGTTGCGCTGAGTGAATGGTCGTTCCTGGCGGAGCGGAATTTCCGTTATTATAATTACACCTACCTGGAAACCCTGCAGCAAGGCAGTTCCAGCCTGGTGGTCATTGACATAAAACCCAGGAAGCCGCAAAAAAAAGCGCTGCTTTACGGCACCCTTTACCTGGATGATGCCAGCAAAGCCATTGTGCGTTGCGACTGGGGTATTACGCCGGAGGGCCTGGACTACGTGAACAAGCACGGCAAAGGTGGCGTGGGCTACAGCATCATGTCTTTTATACTGCATGCCACGCTGGATTTTACCAACATCAAAACAT encodes the following:
- a CDS encoding FecR family protein, coding for MENELHKVVIEYLCDPGNQEKRAAAEAWMKGSPERVAQYEAAQAVWDAGATLPPDAFDKSSGWEVLRHELQLPQTGTPVRKIKPRHTWWKVAAVAIPLLALAAYFHNMQHHEEAYTTYRNTGPVNTIDTLQLSDGSQVFLRPGASLRYNMNGPSRDIILLDGEAFFRVAKDEQHPFKLRVAGGLVRVLGTSFNVKKTNAYSDVTVLDGKVSVAHDAAPPVMLTAGQQAVIKDDQVTLQPGNYAYRCGWSNHDLHFNDQPVATVLQTLGDYYHVSLALHDSTLLRKRITIRFNNVPLSEALPVMGEMLDRHASQVSDTQYIFTNK
- a CDS encoding RNA polymerase sigma factor, which encodes MATDVFPLSAAAVTEGLRNHDPLVFQQLYNAFSEELYLLAFRWLKDSGLSRDMVHNLFVRLWTQEPPPDIHGNVRHYLFRSITNACLNELKRQQRQLGDDLLQFHADPDSHFETADYILLQQELLRHIRNLPPRCREIFILSRIQGMEPAEIASQLGISLNTVYFQLSLALKALRPILLSKKNKA
- a CDS encoding helix-turn-helix domain-containing protein; the encoded protein is MKFSSIFHTILLLGALQGFILGVLLFRTRHQKPANRFLAMVLFLLGLCNCYLWMSETDFGTPWVGFLLNFFPGIMVMPVGPLIYFYIRANVEPGFRLSKKQRWHFAPVIIDWGPQLMAITFMAGLLLNLTPNRPGPWGQAIDDYNVYADIPRWMSVSVYLWLSYRCLSTQTQLDAARRRWFRQFLTCFGAFQVIWLLYLVPYVVPATTNFMLDTFDWYPVYIPMVALIYTLGIKGYLLPAQAPAPVKKTAAPPAEVVQEAMPLLQKAMEQDKLYLDPALDLALLARHTGLAPKTISAVLNQHAQKSFSEYINGYRVDAFRQKVGEAAFAHMTIMGIAYECGFNSQATFQRCFKQVTGVSPREYISQSSEKKQPMH